In Staphylococcus saccharolyticus, one genomic interval encodes:
- a CDS encoding YehR family lipoprotein yields the protein MKKVILLLVVLVLSTVALTACSKERTKTYEGDVNGKEVITSLTYKDDEVLQQSTLATIKYDDLGIDQSQAKEMFKNDENAFKGIKGVTYKVDYKDQKAVEHIDIDYKDADIDKLKKNLGFISSDTKKGEHVSMDRVVKQFKRNGLKEKSKMNDDN from the coding sequence ATGAAAAAAGTGATTTTGCTTTTAGTAGTATTAGTCTTAAGTACTGTCGCGCTTACGGCATGTAGCAAGGAACGTACCAAGACGTATGAAGGTGATGTGAATGGTAAAGAAGTCATTACGTCATTAACTTATAAAGATGATGAAGTGCTTCAACAATCTACGCTTGCGACAATTAAGTATGATGATTTAGGAATTGATCAGTCTCAAGCTAAAGAAATGTTTAAAAATGATGAAAATGCATTTAAAGGAATTAAAGGCGTGACTTATAAAGTGGATTACAAAGACCAGAAAGCTGTAGAGCATATTGATATTGACTATAAAGATGCAGATATTGATAAGCTAAAGAAAAACTTAGGGTTTATTTCATCTGATACTAAAAAGGGTGAACATGTAAGTATGGACAGAGTAGTTAAACAATTCAAACGTAACGGTTTAAAAGAAAAAAGTAAAATGAATGATGATAATTAA
- the lnsB gene encoding CPBP family lipoprotein N-acylation protein LnsB has translation MVKRDFILIPLYILFQSILPIIIVFDTLGITAIITQQSPSDWLYHFSLSLSFVLAQGSVLFIFYLMHKGTLTNVVQRQFNQSTEYIWRLFKIVIVVSLLLIVVQWLIHSTSIKLYGAHTQYEQRVLGLFKLPISLLFTFISMVILRPMIEQLLYRHLIIHELGKVWNKTVVVLLSIAIETIVHVYDMFSIFEMVPYLIIACGTTYLYIKTHHNIVIAYLFQVSIQFIFFIETLCKIYVF, from the coding sequence ATTGTTAAAAGAGACTTTATTCTTATACCTTTATACATACTTTTTCAGAGCATTCTACCTATTATCATTGTATTTGACACTTTGGGTATCACTGCTATAATAACTCAGCAATCACCATCTGATTGGCTATATCACTTTTCTTTAAGTCTCAGTTTTGTTTTGGCACAAGGTTCCGTACTATTCATATTCTATTTAATGCATAAAGGAACACTCACGAACGTAGTTCAACGACAATTTAATCAAAGTACAGAATACATCTGGCGACTATTTAAAATAGTTATTGTTGTTAGTCTATTGCTGATAGTAGTCCAATGGCTAATTCATAGCACATCAATCAAATTATATGGAGCTCATACACAATATGAGCAACGTGTATTAGGATTATTTAAATTGCCTATTTCATTGCTATTTACATTTATTTCTATGGTTATTTTACGCCCTATGATTGAACAATTGCTTTATCGACATCTCATTATTCATGAATTAGGTAAGGTATGGAATAAAACAGTAGTGGTTCTTTTGTCGATAGCTATTGAAACAATAGTACATGTATACGATATGTTTTCAATTTTTGAAATGGTACCGTATTTAATTATTGCGTGTGGTACAACATACCTTTATATCAAAACACATCATAATATAGTTATCGCTTACCTATTTCAAGTCAGTATACAATTCATTTTCTTCATAGAGACTTTATGTAAAATTTATGTATTTTAA